In the genome of Deinococcus deserti VCD115, one region contains:
- a CDS encoding GNAT family N-acetyltransferase: MNITVRPVHDTEWDAAARAYTAALPHDPISGHELRKRDEEQRAWGYVAGVMVAVDAGGEVVGSASYFQDPGAYHPQRFTLEFAVVPQAQGQGAGAALWNALDLCLCKAGAQSVRVLAREDHPVAPGFLTRRGFVGDKRYFTSSLNVTTFDDAPYKALDDRLALLGVRILSLADLREARVPDLSRRLHALMSDVRGDVPRAEPATPLSFRVFEEAVLGDPGLLPDAYLVAGHGDTLIGQTVLFRSGASPDLLTGLTGVSRDWRGKGVATALKVAAIRAARTLGAALIRTDNASDNAPMLAVNDRLGFVRDPASVSFMLRY, encoded by the coding sequence ATGAACATCACTGTCCGCCCTGTGCACGACACCGAGTGGGACGCGGCTGCCCGCGCCTATACCGCTGCCCTGCCGCACGACCCGATCAGCGGCCATGAACTGCGCAAGCGCGACGAGGAACAGCGCGCCTGGGGATACGTGGCCGGCGTGATGGTGGCGGTGGATGCTGGGGGCGAGGTGGTTGGAAGCGCCTCGTACTTTCAGGACCCTGGGGCCTACCATCCGCAGCGGTTCACTCTGGAATTCGCCGTAGTGCCGCAGGCACAGGGCCAAGGCGCAGGTGCCGCCCTGTGGAACGCTCTGGACCTGTGTCTCTGCAAGGCAGGGGCCCAGTCCGTCCGCGTTCTGGCCCGCGAGGACCACCCGGTTGCCCCCGGCTTCCTGACCCGGCGCGGCTTTGTGGGTGACAAACGGTATTTCACCAGTTCGTTGAACGTCACCACTTTTGATGACGCGCCCTACAAGGCCCTGGACGACCGTCTGGCGTTGCTTGGCGTGCGCATCCTGAGCCTGGCGGATCTGCGTGAGGCCAGGGTGCCTGATCTGTCCAGGCGCCTGCACGCCCTGATGAGCGACGTGCGCGGTGACGTGCCCCGGGCAGAACCAGCCACTCCACTGAGCTTTCGGGTGTTCGAGGAAGCGGTCCTGGGTGACCCTGGCCTGCTGCCCGACGCCTATCTGGTGGCCGGGCATGGCGACACCCTGATCGGCCAGACTGTGCTGTTTCGCAGCGGGGCGAGTCCGGACCTGCTGACAGGGCTGACCGGAGTGAGCCGCGACTGGCGGGGTAAGGGCGTGGCCACGGCGCTGAAGGTCGCGGCGATCCGCGCGGCCCGCACCCTGGGGGCTGCCCTGATCCGGACCGACAATGCCAGCGACAACGCGCCCATGCTGGCCGTCAATGACCGGCTGGGCTTCGTGCGTGATCCGGCCAGCGTGAGCTTTATGCTGCGCTACTGA
- a CDS encoding GNAT family N-acetyltransferase produces MSLSIREAGRADSPEIARIFSAVMPQRPLTAEILDHQLQALLDHPLRPHVREWLAEVDGEAVGQAVVFQNPSMFHPDRYQVELMVVPTHAQRGVGTRLAQEVETHLQERGAREVLGGAYEDHPHAVAFAQRRGLKEVMRVFDNVLNLETFDFSAWESGARLPAGVRARTLAELTQEGGEDAAMRAYHSAFSEVRLDVPRSGDATEQTMDDFRKRAQSPNFFPDGVLLAVTDSGEAVALSELWRSPTGPHRLDVGLTGTRRAWRRKGLALALKLEAMRRASAAGVQELWTGNATTNAPMLELNTRLGFRPRPAYIEFRWRSE; encoded by the coding sequence GTGAGCCTCAGCATCCGTGAGGCCGGCCGCGCCGATTCCCCTGAGATTGCCCGGATTTTCAGTGCTGTCATGCCGCAGCGTCCGTTGACAGCTGAGATCCTCGACCACCAGTTGCAGGCCCTCCTCGACCATCCCCTGCGCCCGCACGTGCGCGAGTGGCTGGCCGAGGTGGACGGCGAGGCCGTCGGGCAGGCTGTGGTGTTTCAGAACCCGTCCATGTTCCATCCGGACCGCTACCAGGTCGAACTGATGGTCGTGCCCACGCATGCGCAGCGCGGCGTGGGCACAAGGCTGGCGCAGGAGGTCGAGACACACCTTCAGGAGCGTGGTGCCCGGGAGGTCCTCGGAGGGGCCTACGAGGACCATCCTCACGCTGTGGCCTTCGCGCAGCGCCGAGGCCTGAAGGAGGTCATGCGCGTTTTTGACAACGTCCTGAACCTGGAGACCTTCGACTTCTCAGCCTGGGAGAGTGGGGCGCGGCTGCCGGCTGGCGTGCGCGCCAGGACGTTGGCTGAACTGACCCAGGAGGGGGGAGAGGACGCCGCCATGCGCGCCTACCACAGTGCTTTTTCTGAAGTGAGGCTGGATGTGCCGCGCAGTGGCGACGCGACCGAACAGACCATGGACGACTTCAGGAAAAGGGCACAAAGCCCGAACTTTTTTCCAGACGGCGTCCTGCTGGCCGTCACAGACTCGGGCGAGGCCGTGGCCCTGTCGGAGTTGTGGCGCTCACCTACCGGGCCTCACAGGCTGGATGTCGGTCTGACCGGCACACGCCGCGCGTGGCGGCGCAAGGGTCTCGCGCTGGCGCTGAAGCTGGAGGCCATGCGCCGGGCGTCCGCGGCCGGCGTCCAGGAACTGTGGACCGGCAATGCCACGACCAACGCGCCCATGCTGGAGCTGAACACCCGCCTGGGTTTCCGCCCACGGCCCGCTTACATTGAGTTCCGCTGGAGGAGCGAATGA
- a CDS encoding GNAT family N-acetyltransferase — protein sequence MALTTLPFVLRVVRAPDDFSAIAEVRSASNPDWPVSAEQIGREHANRDPKLYFTELVAEQQGRIVGVGSVGHDDFSFEEWRYWGGLGVHPDARGQGVGSALYTELLRRVQERGAREVRTMLSDQPHDAPGRAFLERRGFRVVWERFESRLHTAEAPLGAFDALLARMEADGVRLVSIAELAGDPQRDRRLYELDWRLFQDVPMGSVLTRRSFETWVKEELQDPDMRLDLSFVAVREGVDDPLTGPYVGYTSLGWNAGGFYYIGMTGVRREDRGRGVAKALKLASMRALQASGGGLIRTFNDAPNRAMLSMNSQLGFKRTATRYRYELRLDAEVKEEPQ from the coding sequence ATGGCTCTGACTACTCTGCCCTTTGTGCTGCGCGTGGTGCGTGCGCCGGACGATTTTTCCGCGATAGCTGAAGTGCGCTCGGCGTCAAACCCCGATTGGCCGGTGAGTGCCGAGCAGATCGGGCGCGAGCACGCCAACCGCGACCCGAAGCTGTACTTTACTGAGCTGGTCGCCGAACAGCAGGGGCGCATCGTCGGTGTGGGCAGCGTGGGCCACGATGACTTTTCGTTCGAGGAGTGGCGCTACTGGGGTGGGCTGGGTGTTCATCCCGACGCACGGGGCCAGGGCGTCGGCTCGGCGCTGTACACCGAACTGCTGCGCCGGGTGCAGGAACGCGGCGCGCGTGAGGTGCGGACCATGCTCAGCGACCAGCCGCACGACGCGCCGGGGCGGGCATTTCTGGAACGGCGCGGTTTTCGCGTGGTCTGGGAGCGTTTTGAATCCAGGCTACACACGGCCGAGGCGCCCCTGGGCGCCTTTGATGCCCTGCTGGCCAGAATGGAGGCCGACGGTGTGAGGCTGGTGTCCATCGCAGAACTTGCGGGTGATCCTCAGCGTGACCGGCGCCTCTACGAGCTCGACTGGCGGCTGTTCCAGGACGTGCCGATGGGCAGCGTGCTGACCAGGCGTTCCTTCGAGACGTGGGTCAAGGAAGAATTGCAGGACCCCGACATGCGGCTGGACCTGTCCTTCGTGGCCGTGCGTGAAGGCGTAGATGACCCGCTGACCGGGCCTTACGTGGGGTACACCAGTCTGGGCTGGAATGCAGGCGGCTTCTACTACATCGGCATGACCGGGGTGCGCCGCGAGGACCGCGGGCGTGGCGTGGCCAAGGCGCTGAAGCTGGCGTCCATGCGCGCTTTACAGGCTTCGGGAGGCGGGCTGATCCGGACCTTCAACGACGCGCCCAACCGGGCCATGCTGAGCATGAATTCCCAGCTGGGGTTCAAACGCACCGCCACCCGCTACCGCTACGAGCTGCGGCTGGATGCAGAGGTGAAGGAGGAGCCGCAGTGA
- a CDS encoding PIG-L deacetylase family protein, with protein sequence MLGGMSAPHPDGFRLKLLLIVPHPDDEVYGASGTLMTYMQAGEPCGLVTLTRGEAGRTLGLCDTPEELARMRDVELAACLETIGLTSHPGSVHEQHTFPDKYLQDQPLEVLTEVAREAMTRLRPETVLTFPPNGSNGHPDHVTTHRAVKAAWDSLPVTDRPRLWYYASDTPPENEALRAQWLSPTVRHDVTAHVTRKLQAIGCHRSQALSTVDFIRKYPERITLETFYEVGAEQLSPESTR encoded by the coding sequence ATGCTGGGCGGCATGTCCGCGCCCCACCCTGACGGCTTCCGCCTCAAACTGCTGCTGATCGTGCCTCATCCCGACGACGAGGTGTACGGCGCCTCAGGCACCCTGATGACCTATATGCAGGCCGGAGAGCCCTGCGGCCTGGTGACCCTGACCCGGGGCGAGGCTGGACGCACCCTGGGGCTGTGTGACACCCCTGAGGAACTGGCCCGCATGCGTGACGTGGAACTTGCCGCCTGTCTCGAAACCATCGGGCTGACCAGCCATCCCGGCAGCGTGCACGAGCAGCACACCTTTCCGGACAAGTACCTCCAGGACCAGCCCCTGGAAGTTCTGACCGAGGTCGCGCGCGAAGCCATGACGCGCCTGCGCCCCGAGACTGTGCTGACCTTTCCGCCCAACGGCAGCAATGGCCACCCGGATCATGTCACCACCCACCGTGCGGTGAAGGCTGCCTGGGACAGCCTGCCGGTCACTGATCGCCCCCGGCTGTGGTACTACGCCTCGGACACGCCCCCGGAGAACGAGGCGCTGCGGGCACAGTGGCTCTCCCCCACTGTCCGCCATGATGTCACCGCCCACGTCACCCGGAAATTGCAGGCGATCGGCTGCCACCGCTCGCAGGCACTGAGCACGGTGGACTTTATCCGGAAGTACCCCGAACGCATCACGCTGGAGACCTTTTACGAGGTTGGCGCGGAGCAGCTCAGTCCGGAGTCCACTCGCTGA
- a CDS encoding putative bifunctional diguanylate cyclase/phosphodiesterase, producing MYYGTGFYLSRTSSLSRLQSEREALQQLAYHDLLTGLPGRLSLERQLDGMTRPEVQPFALLFVDVDSFKVINDTLGHAAGDRLLKTLGGELRRVAGEDAQVFRLSGDEFVVLLPGVRSAEAEAAARRIQEEAPRLPSTRVGVETTLSIGLSLCPDDAQTPSELLRHADSAMYAVKRSGRRHVRRYRPDQHAATERFQLLARELGHALARQELRLVYQPIFSLTDGEIVKIEALVRWQHPVLGPVGPDEFIPVAERVGLITPIGLWVLQESCQQLTHLPGLMLSVNVSGLQLMQRDFVPGVLEVLDNLSLNPQQLELELTETSLLHEDQRAVTALRALQAQGVRVALDDFGAGYSNLTRLRNLPISDVKLDRSFVTCFLDDDDQQRQQAEQLLRGVLDIARSLNVTVTAEGLETPALVRLAMEMGCDLGQGYALSLPLSAPEVQDLVRRQPLSAAD from the coding sequence GTGTATTACGGCACCGGGTTCTATCTGTCGCGCACGTCCTCGCTCTCGCGGCTGCAGAGCGAACGCGAAGCCCTGCAACAGCTGGCCTACCATGACCTGCTGACGGGCCTGCCAGGACGGCTGAGTCTGGAGCGTCAGCTCGACGGGATGACCCGCCCCGAAGTCCAGCCTTTTGCCCTGCTGTTCGTGGATGTGGATTCCTTCAAGGTCATCAACGACACCCTGGGACACGCTGCGGGCGACCGGCTGCTCAAAACTCTGGGCGGCGAACTGAGGCGTGTGGCCGGTGAGGACGCACAGGTCTTCCGCCTCAGCGGCGATGAATTCGTGGTGTTGCTGCCCGGAGTAAGGAGCGCAGAAGCTGAGGCCGCCGCCCGCCGTATCCAGGAAGAAGCGCCGAGGCTTCCCAGCACCCGGGTCGGCGTGGAAACCACACTCAGCATCGGGCTGAGTCTGTGCCCGGACGACGCCCAGACTCCCAGCGAACTGCTGCGGCACGCTGACAGCGCCATGTACGCCGTCAAGCGCAGCGGCCGGCGGCATGTGCGCCGCTACCGCCCAGACCAGCACGCCGCCACCGAACGCTTTCAGCTGCTCGCGCGTGAGCTGGGGCACGCGCTGGCGCGCCAGGAGCTGCGCCTGGTCTATCAGCCGATCTTCTCCCTGACGGACGGTGAGATCGTGAAGATCGAGGCACTGGTCCGCTGGCAGCACCCGGTGCTGGGGCCAGTGGGCCCCGATGAATTCATTCCGGTCGCCGAACGTGTGGGTCTGATCACGCCTATTGGACTGTGGGTCCTCCAGGAGTCCTGCCAGCAGTTGACACACCTGCCGGGCCTGATGCTCAGCGTGAACGTCAGTGGCCTGCAGCTGATGCAGCGTGATTTCGTTCCCGGGGTTCTGGAGGTCCTGGACAATCTGAGCCTCAATCCACAGCAGCTGGAACTGGAACTGACCGAAACATCCCTGCTGCACGAAGACCAGCGGGCTGTTACGGCCCTGCGCGCGCTGCAGGCCCAGGGGGTCCGGGTGGCGCTGGATGATTTCGGGGCGGGCTATTCCAACCTGACACGCCTGCGGAATCTGCCTATCAGCGACGTCAAGCTGGACCGCTCGTTCGTGACCTGTTTCCTGGACGATGACGATCAGCAACGTCAGCAGGCAGAGCAACTGCTCCGCGGCGTACTGGATATTGCGCGCAGTCTGAATGTCACCGTCACTGCCGAGGGACTGGAAACTCCGGCCCTGGTGCGCCTGGCCATGGAGATGGGCTGTGATCTGGGTCAGGGGTACGCCCTGAGCCTGCCGCTGTCAGCCCCGGAAGTGCAGGATCTGGTTCGCCGCCAGCCCCTGAGCGCCGCTGACTGA
- a CDS encoding M20 family metallopeptidase has translation MFPDLQAMLADLKTLVSIESPSSDPVAVARVMDVVEDWARALGAETHALPGGTRRFTFGDSDAGGGVLVLTHADTVWPHGTLEQMPWRQEDDRVYGPGTYDMKAGIVGLFHVLRSMNGQWPVGGVTVLLTPDEEIGSPSSRAHIEAAAENARVVLVVEPPVADSHNLKTGRKGTGTFTLRFHGVASHAGNKPELGASAITAAAEAVLATQALARPEVGTTISVGLIQGGSAVNVIPAEAQLDIDIRVSTLAEAERVTQGIRALRPSDPRVQLEVFGGLNRPPFEQTPRALDLFQQAQAIARELNFEVGGEFVGGGSDGNFTAPLAPTLDGLGAPGDGAHAAHEHVRLNRWPDHVRLLQRLMREA, from the coding sequence ATGTTTCCTGACCTGCAGGCCATGCTGGCCGACCTGAAGACCCTTGTCAGCATCGAATCCCCATCCAGTGATCCGGTTGCTGTGGCCCGGGTGATGGACGTGGTGGAAGACTGGGCCCGCGCCCTGGGTGCCGAGACCCACGCCCTGCCCGGCGGCACCCGCAGGTTTACTTTCGGGGACAGTGACGCAGGTGGAGGCGTGCTTGTCCTGACCCATGCCGATACGGTCTGGCCGCACGGCACCCTGGAGCAGATGCCCTGGCGCCAGGAGGATGACCGGGTCTACGGCCCCGGAACCTACGACATGAAGGCCGGAATCGTCGGGCTGTTCCACGTGCTGCGGTCCATGAACGGCCAGTGGCCGGTGGGCGGGGTCACGGTACTGCTGACGCCCGACGAGGAAATCGGCAGTCCCAGCAGCCGCGCCCATATTGAGGCGGCCGCCGAGAACGCCCGCGTCGTGCTGGTGGTCGAGCCGCCGGTAGCTGACAGTCACAACCTGAAAACGGGCCGCAAGGGCACCGGCACATTCACACTCCGCTTTCACGGGGTGGCCAGCCATGCAGGCAACAAACCCGAACTGGGAGCCAGCGCCATTACTGCTGCCGCCGAAGCTGTGCTGGCCACGCAGGCCCTGGCCCGTCCCGAGGTCGGGACCACCATCAGTGTGGGCCTGATCCAGGGGGGCAGTGCCGTGAACGTCATTCCGGCCGAGGCGCAATTGGACATCGACATCCGTGTGTCCACACTGGCTGAGGCTGAGCGCGTCACCCAGGGCATCCGCGCCCTGCGGCCCAGCGACCCACGCGTGCAGCTGGAAGTGTTTGGGGGCCTCAACCGCCCGCCCTTCGAGCAGACGCCCCGCGCCCTGGACCTGTTTCAGCAGGCACAGGCGATTGCCCGCGAGCTGAACTTCGAGGTCGGTGGAGAATTCGTGGGCGGCGGCAGTGATGGCAACTTTACCGCGCCCCTCGCTCCAACCCTTGACGGTCTGGGCGCGCCAGGGGACGGTGCGCACGCCGCCCACGAACATGTCCGGTTGAACCGCTGGCCCGATCATGTCCGGCTTCTTCAGCGTCTGATGCGGGAAGCCTGA
- a CDS encoding alpha/beta hydrolase family protein: protein MTSRQPESESAATPESLLDLAFPSDPQISPDGTRVAFVLSRVEEEDVHKPEADWARPRYKSQIWLSSGEQAQAFTQGEARDAAPRWSPDGATLAFVRDSNGRKGQLHLLPLNGGEARRVTDFRQPVQDVQWSPDGRFISFLSTGDDEDKRDERGEARVITRPRYRFNGRDWLPERAARLWLYDVAQDDLTEWHAPAVEITSVAWLPGSDGVLFVSSVDEFSATQWQSEVYRLPLSGEAAQITHWNASISTVIPHPDGERFALVGRPEGQGNTQHAHLYLLHPNGEFTRLDEGHDHPVGNLVGGDCHVGALPDRPVWLDASTILFSSTVRGSCGLFTATLGGQVQAHTHDPEAVIPAFTARGGGVAVIRETATRFPEVELSGQLVTDLNARLAFPARAPQRVTFQTDLGEGEGWVLLPDGHAPAPALLSIHGGPHTDYGHAFTHEFQLLAARGYGVCYSNPRGSVGYGQAWVDDIHGRWGTVDMADLLAFFDRCLEAHPVLDASRTAVMGGSYGGFMTNWITAHTDRFQAAVTDRSICNLISFGGTSDIGLRFWDDELGLNFHRRADVPKLWDMSPLQYVENVRTPTLIVHSVLDHRCPIEQAEQWYAALTLHGVPTRFVRFPGEDHELSRSGRPDRRLTRLHEYLNWLDRWLGKAPDAAASPEVTAATA, encoded by the coding sequence ATGACGTCACGACAGCCAGAGTCGGAAAGCGCCGCCACCCCGGAAAGCCTGCTCGATCTTGCCTTTCCCAGTGATCCGCAGATCTCCCCTGATGGCACCCGGGTGGCTTTCGTGCTGTCCCGGGTAGAGGAAGAAGACGTCCACAAGCCCGAGGCTGACTGGGCCCGCCCACGCTACAAATCCCAGATCTGGCTTTCCTCGGGTGAACAGGCCCAGGCCTTCACCCAGGGCGAGGCGCGTGACGCGGCGCCACGCTGGTCACCCGACGGCGCCACACTGGCCTTTGTGCGCGACAGCAACGGACGCAAGGGTCAGCTGCACCTGCTGCCGCTGAACGGGGGCGAGGCGCGGCGGGTGACCGACTTCCGGCAGCCGGTTCAGGACGTGCAGTGGAGCCCGGACGGACGCTTCATCTCGTTTCTGAGCACCGGCGACGACGAGGACAAACGCGACGAGCGCGGCGAGGCCCGCGTCATCACCCGCCCCCGCTACCGCTTCAACGGCCGTGACTGGCTGCCGGAACGGGCCGCCCGTCTGTGGCTGTACGACGTGGCACAGGACGATCTGACCGAGTGGCATGCGCCCGCCGTGGAAATCACCAGCGTGGCGTGGTTGCCGGGCAGCGACGGCGTGCTGTTCGTCTCCAGCGTGGATGAGTTCAGCGCCACGCAGTGGCAGAGTGAGGTCTACCGCCTGCCGCTGTCCGGCGAAGCGGCCCAGATCACGCACTGGAACGCCAGCATCTCGACCGTGATTCCACATCCGGACGGTGAGCGCTTCGCGCTGGTCGGCCGCCCTGAAGGTCAGGGCAACACCCAGCATGCTCACCTTTATCTGCTTCATCCGAATGGAGAATTCACGCGTCTGGATGAAGGGCATGATCATCCGGTCGGCAACCTGGTGGGCGGAGACTGCCACGTGGGTGCGCTGCCGGACCGCCCGGTGTGGCTGGACGCCAGCACCATTCTGTTCTCCAGTACCGTGCGCGGCAGCTGTGGGCTGTTTACCGCCACGCTTGGTGGGCAGGTTCAGGCCCACACGCACGACCCCGAGGCTGTCATTCCCGCCTTTACCGCACGTGGCGGCGGCGTGGCCGTGATCCGCGAAACTGCCACCCGCTTCCCGGAAGTAGAGCTGAGCGGTCAGCTGGTGACGGACCTGAACGCCCGGCTTGCCTTCCCGGCACGCGCCCCGCAGCGTGTGACCTTCCAGACCGACCTGGGCGAGGGCGAAGGCTGGGTGCTGCTGCCCGACGGCCACGCGCCGGCGCCAGCCCTGCTGAGCATTCACGGCGGCCCACACACCGATTACGGCCACGCGTTCACCCACGAGTTCCAGTTGCTGGCGGCGCGCGGATACGGCGTGTGCTACAGCAACCCGCGCGGCTCGGTGGGCTACGGACAGGCCTGGGTGGATGACATTCACGGCCGCTGGGGCACCGTGGACATGGCTGACCTGCTGGCCTTCTTCGACCGTTGCCTGGAAGCCCATCCTGTGCTTGACGCCAGCCGCACCGCTGTCATGGGCGGCAGCTACGGCGGCTTCATGACCAACTGGATCACGGCGCACACCGACCGCTTCCAGGCCGCTGTGACCGACCGCAGCATCTGTAACCTGATCAGCTTCGGCGGCACCTCGGACATCGGTCTGCGCTTCTGGGATGACGAGCTGGGCCTCAACTTTCACCGCCGCGCCGACGTGCCGAAACTGTGGGACATGAGCCCGCTGCAGTACGTGGAAAATGTCCGCACCCCCACCCTGATCGTCCACAGCGTGCTGGACCACCGCTGTCCTATCGAGCAGGCCGAGCAGTGGTACGCCGCACTGACGCTGCACGGCGTGCCCACCCGCTTCGTGCGCTTTCCGGGCGAGGATCATGAACTGAGCCGCTCGGGCCGCCCGGACCGGCGCCTGACCCGTCTGCACGAGTACCTGAACTGGCTTGACCGCTGGCTGGGCAAGGCGCCGGACGCAGCCGCAAGTCCTGAAGTTACCGCCGCGACAGCATAA
- a CDS encoding EamA family transporter — MNPALWGLMSAGAYGVGDFLSGLASRRDPALRVVALTHPLSVLALAFLAVLLDQPVPPASDLWWGTAAGVVGLGAVLAFYRALALGPMGTVSVGAGALSALVPVAFGLLAGERLGVLGWAGAGAALLGCSLLSLTPGRGAQGAQGPALGLLAGLGFGLFFVLLGQAQAPGVLWTLVAARVASSLVVVPLAMRLVGLRPQAPGLTLASAPGDTLGNLFYLLSAQGGGLALAGLLTSLYPALTTLLAVALLRERLRPAQWLGVGIALAGAVMLSRR; from the coding sequence CTGAATCCTGCGCTGTGGGGCCTGATGTCTGCAGGTGCCTATGGTGTGGGTGACTTCCTGTCTGGCCTGGCCAGCCGGCGTGATCCAGCCCTGCGGGTGGTGGCTCTTACCCATCCACTGAGCGTTCTGGCTCTGGCCTTTCTGGCTGTGTTGCTTGACCAGCCGGTTCCGCCTGCTTCTGACCTGTGGTGGGGCACTGCAGCCGGTGTTGTAGGTCTGGGCGCCGTCCTGGCCTTTTACCGGGCGCTGGCGCTGGGGCCGATGGGAACCGTGTCGGTCGGTGCCGGCGCGCTGTCGGCCCTTGTCCCGGTAGCGTTCGGCTTGCTGGCTGGCGAAAGATTGGGAGTACTGGGTTGGGCCGGAGCTGGTGCGGCCCTGCTGGGGTGCAGCCTGCTGAGCCTGACGCCAGGACGGGGTGCTCAGGGAGCCCAGGGCCCGGCCCTGGGACTGCTGGCCGGGCTGGGGTTCGGGCTGTTCTTTGTGCTGCTTGGACAGGCCCAGGCTCCCGGGGTCCTGTGGACTCTGGTCGCTGCTCGCGTGGCCAGCTCCCTGGTGGTGGTACCGCTGGCCATGCGCCTGGTTGGTCTGCGTCCGCAGGCGCCAGGGTTGACGCTGGCCTCGGCGCCTGGTGACACCTTGGGCAATCTGTTTTATCTGCTCTCGGCGCAGGGAGGCGGACTGGCTCTGGCTGGCCTGTTGACCAGCCTGTATCCGGCCCTGACCACGCTGCTGGCGGTGGCTTTGTTGCGCGAACGGTTACGCCCAGCACAGTGGCTGGGCGTTGGCATAGCGCTGGCGGGCGCGGTTATGCTGTCGCGGCGGTAA
- a CDS encoding RIO1 family regulatory kinase/ATPase, producing the protein MSARWLDDEQWDGGGQRLRRKRHKPQGRRRLADLTAQPSADQGDDIIRRLVHLGHLTEVVAELKSGKEATAYVARGPSGTLLLKIYRDLQARSFKDDSVYREGQVILDRRAAKAMQQRTRRGLDMLQSGWVLAEYAHLWTLWHAGLNVPEPLAGPFPVDYAETVPAVLMRLIGTEDHVAPRLSDVRLSPAQAQSAWAQALSGMADLLRLGYVHGDYSTYNLLWWEDTVTIIDFPQLATRQNPNFQALLRRDAESLATSFLKHGLQISGDQTLRDVQRRALGPAPTPRVTLP; encoded by the coding sequence TTGAGTGCCCGCTGGCTCGATGACGAGCAGTGGGACGGGGGCGGGCAGCGCCTCCGCCGCAAGAGGCACAAACCGCAGGGACGCCGCCGCCTGGCTGACCTGACCGCCCAGCCCAGCGCAGATCAGGGCGACGACATCATCCGCCGCCTGGTGCATCTGGGGCACCTGACGGAAGTGGTGGCCGAGCTCAAAAGCGGCAAGGAAGCCACCGCCTACGTTGCGCGGGGCCCCAGCGGCACCCTGCTGCTCAAGATCTACCGCGACCTCCAGGCACGCAGTTTCAAAGACGACAGCGTCTACCGCGAGGGTCAGGTGATCCTGGACCGGCGCGCTGCCAAGGCCATGCAGCAGCGGACCCGCCGTGGCCTGGACATGCTGCAGTCAGGCTGGGTTCTGGCCGAGTACGCCCATCTGTGGACCCTGTGGCATGCCGGGCTGAATGTTCCTGAACCGCTGGCCGGTCCCTTTCCGGTTGATTACGCCGAGACCGTCCCAGCTGTGCTGATGCGCCTGATCGGCACCGAGGACCACGTGGCCCCGCGCCTGAGCGACGTCAGGCTGAGCCCTGCGCAGGCGCAGTCAGCCTGGGCACAGGCCCTGAGCGGCATGGCCGACCTGCTGCGGCTGGGTTACGTGCACGGCGATTACAGCACCTACAACCTTCTCTGGTGGGAGGACACCGTGACCATCATCGATTTTCCGCAACTTGCCACCCGGCAGAACCCGAACTTCCAGGCGCTGCTGCGCCGCGACGCCGAAAGTCTGGCGACCAGCTTCCTCAAGCACGGCCTGCAGATCAGTGGTGATCAGACCCTGCGTGACGTGCAGCGCCGCGCCCTGGGCCCCGCACCCACTCCGCGGGTCACGCTGCCATGA
- a CDS encoding VOC family protein yields MLRALETCLYADDLALAEPFYTEVLGLTLHSKVAGRHLFYQLEGSMLLIFSPAGLAQTNGVPSHSGKAGGHACLAIARDQTDGWEARLISHGLEVTRYAWGDRGESLYFHDPAGNVLELAPPSIWGILDA; encoded by the coding sequence ATGCTGCGCGCCCTGGAAACCTGCCTGTACGCCGACGACCTTGCCCTGGCCGAGCCCTTCTATACGGAGGTGCTCGGCCTTACGCTGCACAGCAAAGTTGCCGGGCGGCACCTCTTCTACCAGCTTGAGGGCAGCATGCTGCTGATTTTCAGTCCAGCAGGCCTTGCACAAACCAACGGTGTGCCGTCCCATTCCGGAAAAGCCGGGGGGCATGCCTGCCTGGCGATCGCCCGGGACCAGACCGACGGCTGGGAGGCCCGCCTGATATCGCACGGCCTTGAAGTCACCCGCTATGCGTGGGGAGACAGGGGCGAGAGCCTGTACTTTCATGATCCGGCCGGCAATGTGCTGGAACTGGCGCCGCCGAGCATTTGGGGAATACTGGACGCATGA